TAATCCGGAGCGCGCGATGATGTTCCTGAATCTGGTGAATACCGACAAGGAGCTGTACAATCTGCTCTGTAACGGGATTGCCGGTGAGCATTATGATAAGGCAGAGGGAGAGTACATCAAGGCCAAAGCGGATTCCCGCTACCTGCCGAATATGGACTGGGTGTTCGGCAGCGTATTCAACTCCTACCTGAAGGAAGGACAGCCGGAGAATGTATGGGAAGAGACCAAGAAGATCAATTCCGATTCAGAGGTGAACCCGGTCGGTGCCTTCAAGTTCAATTCCGAGCCGGTGAATACCGAAATCGCCAATCTGAATGCGGTGTGGGGGGAATATAAGCGGGGACTTGTGACCGGTACGCTTGATTTTGAAGAAACCTGGCCTACCCTCTATGGCAAGCTGAAGGAAGCGGGCGAAGAGAAGTATGTGGCTGAGGTTACTAAGCAGTTTGAACAATTCCTGAAGGATAAAGGTCTGAAGAAATAAGGTGTAAGGAAACAGAATAGATCTGCACGGCTGAGGAGAACCGAAAGAAACCTGCTGCTCATGAGGGACTTCGCCAGGCTTAAGCTGGCGTAAGCCCCTACATCCCAAGTTGAAAGGAAGAGGAGCCTTGGTGAAAAAACGTTTGCTTGCCGCCTTTGCAGCCAGTCTGCTGTTGATGCCGTCTCTGCCGTTTGAAGCCCCTGTCTATGCTGAGGGGGGGACGTCCGGGACGGCTTTTTATGTAGCCACCAATGGAAGCGATTCCAATTCCGGGACGCTGAATGCCCCATTCAAGAGTCTTGAAAAGGCGCGCGATACGATCCGTACGCTGAAGGCGGAGGAGGGATTGCCTGAGGGCGGGGTTACCGTGTATCTGCGGGAAGGAAGGTATGAGCGGACCAGCAGCTTCGAGCTGCGGGAGCAGGATTCCGGCGAGGCAAATAAGCCCATCACGTACACGGCATATCCGGGGGAAGAGGTCACTCTGTCAGGATCGGAGAAGCTGGAGAAATCAGCGTTCGTTCCGGTCACGGACAACGCCGTGCTCAGCCGGATCATCAGCACTGAAGCGAGAACTAAGGTGCTGGAGGCGGATCTCGCGGGTCTCGGGATTACCGATTACGGCGAGCTCAGCCGCCACGGCTATTATCTGGCTAATGACCTTAGCAAGGTCCCGCCGATGGAGCTGTACGTGGCTGGGCAGGGAATGACGCTGGCCCGCTGGCCGAATGAAGGCACGGTCCAGATGGACGAGATTCTCGATCCCGGCCCGACCCGCAAGGACCCGAACGGGGAGGTGCATACACGCGGCGGCACCTTCACCTATACGTATGACCGTCCCCAATACTGGACGCAGGCCGACGACATCTGGCTGGACGGGATCTTCGGCTACAGCTGGGAATGGTCGTATAACAAGATTGCTTCTATTGATACCGCGGCCAAAAGCATCACCCTCCGCTACGGCGAAATGAGCGGTATCTTCAAGAACTGGTATCCGGACTTCCACTTCGCGCAGAACCTGCTGGAGGAGATCGACATGCCCGGCGAATATTATATTGACCGCCAGGCCGGGAAGCTGTATTTTCTGCCGAATGCCGGATTTGCCGCCTCAGCGGACCCGGATATTGAAGTCACGATGCTGAAGACGCCGATGATCAACGCATTGAACGCCTCGTACATCGACTTCTCCGAGCTGGTGCTGGAGAACGGCCGCGATTCGGCAGCGGTGTTCATGGGCGGCAAGCAGCTGCGTATCCTGAACAGCGAGATCCACAATTTCACCAACAGCGGAGTGCTGGTCAACACCCAGAGCCGGTTTTACTATAATAATTTTGAAGGGGCACCGGGGACAGACCACGCTATTATCAGCACCCATATTCACCACATCGGCGGCACGGCCGTTACGCTGACCGGCGGCAACAAAACCACGCTTGCGCCGGGGAACAACAGGGTGGAGAATTCGCATATTCACGATTTTGCCTACTATCACAAAGCCTATAATCCGGGGGTTCTGCTGTCCGGTGTCGGCAACCGCATGTCGCACAATGAGCTGCATGATGCGCCCCATCCCGGCGTGCTGATCTTCGGCAATGACCATACCGTGGAGTATAACGAGATCTATGATGTATGTACGACCTTCTCCGATCTTGGAGCGATCTACATGAACGCAGGGGAGCAGCCCCATGAGCGGGGCACGGTGATCCGGCGCAATTATTTCCATAACATCGGCGAGAGCAAAGCAGGGGTAGAGGGCGTGTACCCGGATAATTTCACGATGGGACTGACGATCGACGAGAATATATTTTACAAGATGGGCAATTCGGCTATCAAAAATAACGGCGGTGCCCATATCCTGACCCGCAACAATATCTTCATTGACAGCAAGATTCCGTATGACTATGCGGATATGTTCCTTGGCGATGAGCCGGATGATCAGGTGCCGCTGAATTATATGCCGAAGTGGCAGGCTTTGTTCGCGGCGAACAATAATTTCACCGGAACGCCTTATCTGGCCAAGTATCCCGAGCTGGCGGATTTCTTCACGGAGAACCGTTATTATCCTGACACGAATACCTTCCAGGGCAATGTCGTCTACAACCCGTCGGTTCCGCGCAGTGTAACCACTAATGTGTATGGCGCGTACGACAAATTCGGGCTGGTCCAGTATGCGAATAACTGGGTGACTGCGGGTGATCCCGGCTTCACCGATCTGGCGGGAGGCGATCTGTCGCTGCGGCCGGATGCGGACGTATATGATATGATTCCCGGCTTCCCGGAAATTCCGTTTGCTGAGATCGGCGTTATCGGTAAGGCAGGCACGACAGCCGGTGCGGACAGCTATCCCGTGCAGGGGGTAAGTGTCTATGACAGCGAGATTACTGTAGACCGCTGGAAAACGGTGAAGCTGCGCACGGCAGTGCTGCCCTGGAATGCGGATAATCCCGCCTTGACCTTCACATCGGCAGATCCTGGGGTTGCGGCTGTAGATAGTGGAGGTGTTGTTACCGGCCGGGCGGTCGGGACCACGGTGATCACGGTAGCTTCAACGGAGAATCCGCTGCTGAGTGCCACGGTTACAGTTCACGTGGAGGCCGGCGATGGCGTGATGGACTACACGGATTTCGAGTCCGGCGCGAACGGCTGGCTGCAGGATGCGAACCGCAGCATCGAGAAGCTCGGCACGAACCGCTGGTATAAGATTCTGAATGGAGCCTCCGCCCTTAGCCCCAAATCCTTCTCGGACTATGAGCTGAGCTTCAAGCTGAAAACCCCGGCGGTGATGGGCGATAACACGACTCTGTATATCTTCGACCGTCAGGCCGGAAGCGGCTCTACCCGGATCGGCTATAAGACCCGTGCGGACGGAAGCTCCGCCTGGCTGCTGTACAATTCTGCCTGGACGGTGCTGAAGGCAGTGAAGCTGCCGGGACATGACCTGCAGCCGGATACGGAATATACGGTCCGCATGCTGGTGAAGGACGGCGACATCAGCGTCTATCTGGACGGAGCGTTCCGCCTGAAGGGCAGTGACCCGGGGCATAATGCGGAAGGGAAGGTCGGCTTCTATGTCGCGGGTGTCAGCCAGATGCACTTCGATGACATCCAGTTCAAGGAGCTGACGACTACGCTGGCCGGGATTATCCCGGCAGAGAACAGCGTGCGTCTGGCCGCCGGAGAGCAGCGGCCGCTGCAGGTCTCCTACGATCCTGCGGATACGCCGGATACAGGGGTGACCTGGCAGTCCGCCAACCCGGCGGTGGCAACAGTCGATCAGACTGGAGTGGTCAGCGCAGTGTATGAAGGGGATACGGTAATCACCGCTGTGTCGGTGGTAAATCCGCTGATAAAAGCTGATATTGCCGTAACAGTCTCCAATATCATGCATGAGACGAACTTCGAGAACGGCGGCAACGGCTGGCCGGTCGACCCGAACCGCAGCATTGCCGCTGACCCGGACGGCAACCGCAAATATAAGCTGCTGAACGGCGCGACCGGACTGCTTGACCGCAGCTTCACCGCCTATCAGCTGGACTTCAAGCTGAAGACACCGGCGGTGATGCCGGATAACGGCATCCTGTACATTTTCGACCGCCAGGACAGCAGCGGCTCGACCCGGATCGGCTACCGGACCCGGGCAGACGGATCTTCGGCCTGGATACTCTATGACACTGCATGGCAGAAGCTGACCGAGACGGTGCTGCCGGGACATGACCTGCAGCCGGATACGGAGTACGCGGTGAAGGTAACGGCGAAGGGCGGGGACATCGCTGTAACCGTGGACGGCGCACCAAGGCTCTCCGGCAGCGATCCGGGCCACCGCCCGTCCGGCAAGGTCGGCTTCTACACCAGCGGCTTCGCCTACATGCTGTTCGACGATATTGTCTTCTCGGTTCTGCCTTAAGTCTTAGCGGAAAGAGGGAGCTGTCCCAAAAGTGACAGCTCCTTTTATTGCGGGAATTATGTAAGCGGAAAACAGCATACATTTGCTGACGCGCAGGCCTGAGAACCGAATATATGTGGAAAACAGCATACAATGGGCTTGCTGAAGGCGCGAGGAGCCAAATGTATGTGGAAAACAGCATACATTTGCACTCACGCAGGTGTGAGGCCCGAATCGGAGCTTCCCCACTCCCCCAAGTGTTCACGTTGAATTTGCTCCAGCATAAAGAGCTATCCCAAGCAGCCGTTTCATGGCTTTTGGGACAGCCCCTTGTTTGTGTTTTGCAGGTTTTTATCCGGCCAAGGCCGACCGGATTTGTCTCGTGTAGAACAAACGGACAATGAGGAAGTAGATAACTTGGATGAAAAAGAACAGACCCAGCACAAGCAGAGATTCCCTGAACAGGGAATACTGGAACATATGGGACAGTGCTGTAAGGGCGACGGCTCCATGGATAAGAGCGACTACAATAGGGGCGAAGAAGAGCAGGCCGATCTGGCGGTTCAATATGCGACCCAGTTCTTTGTGGCTCAGCCCCAGCTTAGAAATCGCCTTGAACTTCAGCTTATCCTCATCCAGATCACTGTACAGACGGAAATAGAGGAAGCTGCCGGCGGAGACGAAGAAGACGATCCCGACAAAAAGTCCTATGAACATCAGCGGGCCAAAGTAATCATTAATTCTGGAGGTCTCATATTCCAGCGCATAGAAATTATAGAATTCATTATAGGGGAGCTTGTTCGTCAGCCGCTGCCCTATACTCTCAATCCCTGGCTGTCCAATCTCCCCGAGCCACGCGTAATAATGGCTTACCTTGAGCGGCTGGGCGAGCCGGGCCATCCATTCGTCGGAGACGACATAATACCCGCTGACCGCCCGGAGCGCCGCAGAGACGACGGCCTGATCCGCCTCGATTACAGCCCCTGACTGCAGCTTTACCGGCTGGTTAAGCAGCTCTTCCCCCTTACGGGACAGTCCGAAATCCACAATGGCCGCCTTCCCGCTGTTCAGCCGGATGGGCTTCATTCCCATTTGCTCCGCCAGGCGGTTATATTCCGATTGCTTCACCAGAATCAGTGACCGGCCCCCGTCCGCGGTCTTGTAATAGCTCAGCGCCAGACCTGTTCTGCCTGCTGTAATCCCGGCCTTGAGCAGGCTCTCGTCAATCAGCTGGATATGGGCCTTTGCCTTGCTGTCTCCTTGTGCAGACAGATAGGTGAACAGATAAGGATTCTTTTCCTTAAGCGCCCCGTTCAGCATGGACTGAAATCCGTAGAGGGTTCCTATAGCGCTGAAAGAAACAGTAGAGATAATAGCCACCAGGAAGAACGAGCGGGCATTATCCTTCATACGGAAGGAGAGATCTGAGAGCAGCAGCATATTGGTTCTGCGCCAGAACAGCCCCTCCCGCGCCTTCAGCTCCCGGATCAGGTAGACGCTTAGCTGTGTAAACAGCAGATAGGTGCCGATGATCACCATAACGGCAACGGGCACGAGCATCAGCATTACATTTAGTCCGCTGGTCCGCAGCGCCAGGAAGTAGCCGCTTCCCAGCAGCAGGACCACCAGCAGAGACAACAGAATAGAGGCCTTTGGCTCCGGTTTGGGTTGACGGCTTGCCTTGATGAGCGTAATCAGCTTGCCGCTGCGCAGCACCGCCGAAATGAAGAGGGAGATAAGGGCGAACAGCAGCATGAAGGAAATCAGGGTCAGCACAATCGCCTTCACCGGGAAATAGAACAACAGACGCTCATGAAGGGAAAGCACACGCTCTCCGGCAAGCAGAATCCCCTTGGCAAAAATCACGCCGAGCCCGATGCCGCTGACCGTAGCCCCCGCCCCGATCATCATATTCTCCAGGAAAATCATCCGCCGCAGCTGGCGGGTAGTCATGCCATGCATCATCATCAGCCCGAACTCCCGTTTTCGCGATTGCAGAAAGGAGCTCATAGAGTACAGCACGAAGAAAAAGGAAAACACATAAATAATCCATTTGGCGACCGAAAGCGCCAGAGCAGCGCTGGATTGGAGACGGTCTGCGCTGAATACCGGATGATAGGCGAAGATGGAGAAGGTGAAGAAGACCATTACCGTAAACATGCTGCTGAGAAAATAGGCGGTGTACAGCCGTTTGTTCCGGGTGACATTACGGAATGCGAACTGGCGGAACGTCATGGCTATACCCCCCTAACAGCGAAAGTGTATCAATGATTTTCTGGAAAAAGCTCTGGCGGTTGTCCCCGCGGTGGATCTCTGTATAGAATCGGCCATCCTTAATGAAGACCACACGGTGACAATAGCTGGCCGCAACAGCGTCATGCGTCACGAGCATCATGGTGGTTCCCTGCTGTTCGTTGATTGTCTCCAGCAGATTCATCACATCCCTGGCTGCACCCGAATCCAGATTGCCGGTAGGCTCATCCGCCAGCAGCAGCTTCGGAGAGTGAATCATCGCTCTGGCGACCGCTGTCCGCTGGGCTTGACCGCCCGAGATCTCATAGGTACGCTTCTTCATAATGTCTTCAATGCCCAGCTTCCTCGCAATCTCCTGCGCCTTCTGCCTCATCACACGCACCTTTGTTCCATCCAGTGTGAGCGGAAGCACGATATTCTCTTCCACCGTCAAGGTGTTCAGCAGGTTGAAATCCTGAAAGACAAAGCCCAGCTCGCGGCGGCGGAATACCGCCAGTTCATTTTTGTCCAGCGTGCCGGTGTCCTTCCCGCCAATCACAATGCTTCCTGTGGTCGGAGCATCAACGGTGGCAATCAGATTCAGCAGCGTGGTTTTGCCGCTTCCCGATGGACCCATAATCCCTACGAATTCTCCGGACTCTATCGTTAGATCAATGTTGGTCAACGCCCGGTAGGCTACGTTTCCTTCATATATTTTACTGACCTGTTGTACCTCCAGCATAGGGTTCTCTCCTTCTCTGTATAAGCAATAGAATGGTTGTAGGACCACTATAGCGGAGACAGCAGCCGTGCAGCTATCGATTAAGATTTCACTTTTATTACACGCTTGTAAGGTAAGCTAAGGCTGGGCCGTCAAAATAATCCTGATTACCGTTCCCTCACCAGCCGCCGATTCCAGCTCAAGCCGGTGTCCGAGGCGGTCGGCCGCCTCTTTGGTCAAGTACAGTCCCATTCCCGTAGATTCCCGCAGTCCCCGCCCGTTGTCACCGGTGAAAAAGGGGCCGAACACCCGCTTGTGATCGGACTTTGGAATGCCGATGCCGTGATCCTTCACTTCAATGACCGCGTGTGCTCCCCTGAGATAGCAGGATACCGTAACCTTCTGACCGTTACCGGTCTTGTCCGCTGCTGCGGAATATTTGATGGCGTTGCTTATGAGTTGGGACAGCATGAAGAACAGCCACTTCTCATCGCTCTGGGCAGTAATGCCGGGAGAGGAGACCTTCACTTCGGGAAAGATAGAGTTGCGGATGAAGAGCCGCTTGTGATCATGGACCACCTCGCTTACCAGCTTCGGCAGGACCACAGGCTTAATGTGAAAATCCTGTTCAAACGCCCGCAGCCTGGCCATGTACAGCACAGTGTGCAATCCCCGCCGCATAAGCTCCAGCTCCTCCCGGATGCTGGCAGCCTCCGGCTCGTCAAGGTTCTGTACAGTCAGCTCGATCACCGACAGCGGGGTCTTCATCTGATGCACCCACTGGTCTATGAAGGTTAGGTGTTGCTCCTGCTGGAGCTTCACCGCAGTGAGCTGTTGCTGATAATGGCGGTACTGAGAGTGCAGGAGCTGCTCCAGCGCCTTAGAGGCAGGCTGGTCCTCCAGGATCTGGAAGGATTCGTCCAGTGCCTCCAGCGGTCTGCTGAGCCGGAGATAATAACGCCGCCTGCTGATATATTGATAGATCAGATAGCAGCCGAGAAAGAAGAAGCCTATGAAGACTGCATAGAGCGCGGTGGGCAGATCACGGTAGCCGTCGAGCCAGTAAATAGACAATATAGCAGCGAATTGCATCAGCTGAACTGCGAATAATAGCGCGTGCTCCCGGATAAACAGCTTCATGGCTTAGCCTCGGTCCAGCTTGGGTTCAGCCGGTAGCCCGAACCTCTGACTGTAAGCACGGCATCGTGCAGCCCAAGCTCCTGAAATTTCTTCCGTACCCGCGCAATATTCACATTCAGCGTGTTCTCATCCACAAATGCCTCCGGGTCCCACAGCTTCTCCAGCAGGGCTTCCCGGCTGGCCACCCGCGGATAACGCTCCATCAGGCTCTGGGTGAGATCCGCTTCCTTGCGGGTTAGGCTCACGGCCGACTGTTCATACTGCAACTCGAGCCGTTCCAGATAGAGCTTAAGCCCTTCCTTCTCCAGCATTAGCTCCTCGCGTTTTGCCGCATATTCCCCGTAGGCCCGGCGGAGGTGGCTATGGATTTTGGCCAGTACAATCCCGGAGTGAAAGGGCTTCGGAATATAATCATCCCCGCCGTTCTCCAGCGCCATAATCTGGTCCATCTCCCCGTCCCGCGCCGAAATGAACAGCACAGGGCAAGTGGAGACCTTGCGGATCTGCCGGCACCAGTAATAACCGTCATAGCTGGGCAGATTCACATCCAGCAGCACCAGCTCCGGTCCCATCTCCTCGAATTCCTGCAATACCAGGCGAAAGTCTCTGACCCTGACGACCTCATATCCGTACTTCTCAACAGCCGAGTGCAGCAAGTCTGCAATCTTCGGATCATCTTCTACAATCATGATTCTGGACATCTTCACGGCTCTCCTTGTCTTGTTCAGTTAAGTACATATATAACACGGGTGAGGGTGTAAGGGAAGTTAGGGGGAGTCAGAGTGGGTAGAAGCGGCTATACGAATGGGCTCACTGCCCTGCACCAGCAACTTTTATTATACTCATTCTGTGCCTGGAGACAGACATAGAGGATCGCTTACCATTTAGGACAGGGAGTTAATGAGAGTATAACGGCCCGGAATCTTTTTATGAAAGGAAACCATATGCTAAATCACCTGTTTTCACTTGCTGTACAACCTGTGCTGTGGCAACGAAGCGTTGAACCGTTTTGGAATGACGGGCATATCTCGAAGAAAATGCTGGAAGCACATCTGAATCCGGACTGGGAAGCGGCGAGCCGCAGGCACTGCATATTGACTGTTCAGTGAAGTGGATTAGCGGTCTGATCCTGCCGGGGAGCCGTATTCTTGACCTTGGCTGTGGACCTGGACTCTATACCAAGCGTCTCTCTGAACAGGGATATAACGTAACGGGGCTTGATTTCTCAAGCCGCTCCATCGCCTATGCCCAAGAGCAGGATACGCGGAGCCGGTACATCTATCAGAATTATTTAGAGCTGGATTATTCGGAAGCGTTCGATATGATTACCTTGATTTATTGTGATTATGGCGCACTTACACAGAGTGAGCGGTACACTCTGCTGGGCAAGCTGCACCGTGCGTTAAAGCCTGGGGGTTTGTTTATTATGGATGTATTTACGCATCAGACGATTCAGAGTAAGAAGGATAGCACTTCGTGGTCGGTTCAGCCAGACGGAGGCTTTTGGAATGCTGAACCGCATGTATGTCTCGAAGCGTCTTATTTCTTCGAGGAGCATACCGTGGAGGCCCGTCAGACCGTCATCCTTACCGATCATAGGCTGCATCATTATTTGATCTGGAACACGGTGTTTACACAGGAGACCCTTGCGGAGGAAGTGTTGCCTTGGGGATTCCAGCTGGACAGTGTTTACGATGATAGCTGCGGCAGTCCGTATACGGGGGGAGCAGACACACTATGTTTTGTACTTAGGAAGGGATAGCTTGCATAGAGAAAAACAAGAAAAGAAGGGATATGCTCTTCTTTTCTTGTAGTTTAGGAAATTATGACTACCACATAGGTATGTGGGCCAAATCTATGCTCTAAAGCCAATAACATTTATAGAGGAATTTTGCAAAAAGTGCAAGAATATTGCACCATAGAAGCAGTCTCTGCTGAAATCCTGCAAGCAATGCAACAAATTCAGCGTTAACTTGCTCTAAACACTTGAATTTGTGCAAATCATGCAACATTGTACTTCAGTCAGTAACATTTATAAAGGAATCCTGCAAAATGTGCAACAATGCTGTTCCTCACAAGCGACCGATAAAAGAAGGCGCCAGCATTATTCATCCGGAGGTTGATTTTGTTCCCTCTACTGGTTACACGATATACGCCGAATGCTCTCTGTTATTCCCCTGAAGCAGTAATCAGGCCATAGAGCTTATTCAAATTTGTCTTGAAATAGGTTGTGAAATACCAAGCGCGGTATTCTTCGGGGATTTCGATCTCTTCAATACTCTGCTGATTCTGAACGGCTTCGGTCACGATGGCGATCATCCTGCTTATGTACCCTTTCACCGCATGAAGCTGTTGCAGGGAGCAGACCTCACCATGCCCCGGTATAATCGTCTCCACGTCCAGCGATTCAATCTGCTCCAAAATATGCAGCCACTCCTGAGGGTTGGCATTAGCCAGCACCGGATGGTGGTTCGAGAGCACAAGATCCCC
The window above is part of the Paenibacillus sp. FSL H8-0048 genome. Proteins encoded here:
- a CDS encoding Ig-like domain-containing protein, which codes for MKKRLLAAFAASLLLMPSLPFEAPVYAEGGTSGTAFYVATNGSDSNSGTLNAPFKSLEKARDTIRTLKAEEGLPEGGVTVYLREGRYERTSSFELREQDSGEANKPITYTAYPGEEVTLSGSEKLEKSAFVPVTDNAVLSRIISTEARTKVLEADLAGLGITDYGELSRHGYYLANDLSKVPPMELYVAGQGMTLARWPNEGTVQMDEILDPGPTRKDPNGEVHTRGGTFTYTYDRPQYWTQADDIWLDGIFGYSWEWSYNKIASIDTAAKSITLRYGEMSGIFKNWYPDFHFAQNLLEEIDMPGEYYIDRQAGKLYFLPNAGFAASADPDIEVTMLKTPMINALNASYIDFSELVLENGRDSAAVFMGGKQLRILNSEIHNFTNSGVLVNTQSRFYYNNFEGAPGTDHAIISTHIHHIGGTAVTLTGGNKTTLAPGNNRVENSHIHDFAYYHKAYNPGVLLSGVGNRMSHNELHDAPHPGVLIFGNDHTVEYNEIYDVCTTFSDLGAIYMNAGEQPHERGTVIRRNYFHNIGESKAGVEGVYPDNFTMGLTIDENIFYKMGNSAIKNNGGAHILTRNNIFIDSKIPYDYADMFLGDEPDDQVPLNYMPKWQALFAANNNFTGTPYLAKYPELADFFTENRYYPDTNTFQGNVVYNPSVPRSVTTNVYGAYDKFGLVQYANNWVTAGDPGFTDLAGGDLSLRPDADVYDMIPGFPEIPFAEIGVIGKAGTTAGADSYPVQGVSVYDSEITVDRWKTVKLRTAVLPWNADNPALTFTSADPGVAAVDSGGVVTGRAVGTTVITVASTENPLLSATVTVHVEAGDGVMDYTDFESGANGWLQDANRSIEKLGTNRWYKILNGASALSPKSFSDYELSFKLKTPAVMGDNTTLYIFDRQAGSGSTRIGYKTRADGSSAWLLYNSAWTVLKAVKLPGHDLQPDTEYTVRMLVKDGDISVYLDGAFRLKGSDPGHNAEGKVGFYVAGVSQMHFDDIQFKELTTTLAGIIPAENSVRLAAGEQRPLQVSYDPADTPDTGVTWQSANPAVATVDQTGVVSAVYEGDTVITAVSVVNPLIKADIAVTVSNIMHETNFENGGNGWPVDPNRSIAADPDGNRKYKLLNGATGLLDRSFTAYQLDFKLKTPAVMPDNGILYIFDRQDSSGSTRIGYRTRADGSSAWILYDTAWQKLTETVLPGHDLQPDTEYAVKVTAKGGDIAVTVDGAPRLSGSDPGHRPSGKVGFYTSGFAYMLFDDIVFSVLP
- a CDS encoding ABC transporter permease, with translation MTFRQFAFRNVTRNKRLYTAYFLSSMFTVMVFFTFSIFAYHPVFSADRLQSSAALALSVAKWIIYVFSFFFVLYSMSSFLQSRKREFGLMMMHGMTTRQLRRMIFLENMMIGAGATVSGIGLGVIFAKGILLAGERVLSLHERLLFYFPVKAIVLTLISFMLLFALISLFISAVLRSGKLITLIKASRQPKPEPKASILLSLLVVLLLGSGYFLALRTSGLNVMLMLVPVAVMVIIGTYLLFTQLSVYLIRELKAREGLFWRRTNMLLLSDLSFRMKDNARSFFLVAIISTVSFSAIGTLYGFQSMLNGALKEKNPYLFTYLSAQGDSKAKAHIQLIDESLLKAGITAGRTGLALSYYKTADGGRSLILVKQSEYNRLAEQMGMKPIRLNSGKAAIVDFGLSRKGEELLNQPVKLQSGAVIEADQAVVSAALRAVSGYYVVSDEWMARLAQPLKVSHYYAWLGEIGQPGIESIGQRLTNKLPYNEFYNFYALEYETSRINDYFGPLMFIGLFVGIVFFVSAGSFLYFRLYSDLDEDKLKFKAISKLGLSHKELGRILNRQIGLLFFAPIVVALIHGAVALTALSHMFQYSLFRESLLVLGLFFFIQVIYFLIVRLFYTRQIRSALAG
- a CDS encoding ABC transporter ATP-binding protein — its product is MLEVQQVSKIYEGNVAYRALTNIDLTIESGEFVGIMGPSGSGKTTLLNLIATVDAPTTGSIVIGGKDTGTLDKNELAVFRRRELGFVFQDFNLLNTLTVEENIVLPLTLDGTKVRVMRQKAQEIARKLGIEDIMKKRTYEISGGQAQRTAVARAMIHSPKLLLADEPTGNLDSGAARDVMNLLETINEQQGTTMMLVTHDAVAASYCHRVVFIKDGRFYTEIHRGDNRQSFFQKIIDTLSLLGGYSHDVPPVRIP
- a CDS encoding sensor histidine kinase gives rise to the protein MKLFIREHALLFAVQLMQFAAILSIYWLDGYRDLPTALYAVFIGFFFLGCYLIYQYISRRRYYLRLSRPLEALDESFQILEDQPASKALEQLLHSQYRHYQQQLTAVKLQQEQHLTFIDQWVHQMKTPLSVIELTVQNLDEPEAASIREELELMRRGLHTVLYMARLRAFEQDFHIKPVVLPKLVSEVVHDHKRLFIRNSIFPEVKVSSPGITAQSDEKWLFFMLSQLISNAIKYSAAADKTGNGQKVTVSCYLRGAHAVIEVKDHGIGIPKSDHKRVFGPFFTGDNGRGLRESTGMGLYLTKEAADRLGHRLELESAAGEGTVIRIILTAQP
- a CDS encoding response regulator transcription factor, whose product is MSRIMIVEDDPKIADLLHSAVEKYGYEVVRVRDFRLVLQEFEEMGPELVLLDVNLPSYDGYYWCRQIRKVSTCPVLFISARDGEMDQIMALENGGDDYIPKPFHSGIVLAKIHSHLRRAYGEYAAKREELMLEKEGLKLYLERLELQYEQSAVSLTRKEADLTQSLMERYPRVASREALLEKLWDPEAFVDENTLNVNIARVRKKFQELGLHDAVLTVRGSGYRLNPSWTEAKP
- a CDS encoding class I SAM-dependent methyltransferase; the encoded protein is MKWISGLILPGSRILDLGCGPGLYTKRLSEQGYNVTGLDFSSRSIAYAQEQDTRSRYIYQNYLELDYSEAFDMITLIYCDYGALTQSERYTLLGKLHRALKPGGLFIMDVFTHQTIQSKKDSTSWSVQPDGGFWNAEPHVCLEASYFFEEHTVEARQTVILTDHRLHHYLIWNTVFTQETLAEEVLPWGFQLDSVYDDSCGSPYTGGADTLCFVLRKG